A stretch of the Bdellovibrio sp. 22V genome encodes the following:
- a CDS encoding S41 family peptidase — protein sequence MSRLLAVLLALTCAFGAYHFTLKRGFVNPYPVVCDLVAEKIFLGDEQIKKWKRTCHRRSRLVTPYSPKSLIIKDINNVLGLLNVSHLEVYDSSEVKSIWRGETLETGIESEFVDSELVIFKVHPQSPAAILGLKKGDVIKSIKGEQPNPWDASTEDGNYVIERGDKELSIKMKTGSFTRSEGVNFEKLSEKTAVIQIPSFRSQFFSEEEVKKVAEQIKDMKRLVVDLRGNPGGNFVAGLRFLSLFICAPEEIGRLSKPRAKVTTVAELPNDLKDENQLEVLDANKEVILKTFKQDTCYHGDVRVLVDGKTASVAEMVAQALKEFKKAPLLGSPSRGQLLVGVWYPLNEVGPGVQISVPEALYLSHKNYRIEGQGVELDKVLYYNLSEMQAGIDSWVKKALD from the coding sequence ATGAGTCGTCTGCTTGCCGTACTTCTTGCACTAACTTGCGCTTTCGGAGCGTATCACTTCACCTTGAAGAGAGGTTTCGTAAACCCGTATCCTGTGGTTTGCGATCTTGTCGCGGAAAAAATCTTTCTGGGCGACGAACAAATAAAAAAATGGAAGCGCACCTGCCATCGCCGAAGTCGTTTGGTGACGCCGTATTCTCCAAAAAGTCTTATCATCAAAGATATTAATAATGTGTTGGGGCTCCTCAACGTTTCTCATCTCGAGGTCTATGACTCTTCCGAAGTGAAGAGTATCTGGAGAGGTGAAACTTTAGAGACCGGTATTGAATCCGAATTCGTGGACAGCGAGCTGGTGATTTTCAAAGTGCATCCGCAATCTCCCGCAGCGATATTAGGTCTGAAAAAAGGCGACGTCATTAAAAGCATCAAGGGTGAACAACCGAATCCTTGGGATGCCTCGACGGAAGACGGCAATTACGTTATCGAGCGCGGTGACAAAGAACTCAGCATTAAAATGAAAACGGGCTCGTTCACTCGCTCTGAAGGTGTGAACTTTGAGAAGCTCAGCGAAAAAACGGCCGTGATTCAGATTCCGTCTTTCCGTTCGCAGTTTTTTTCTGAAGAAGAAGTGAAAAAAGTGGCAGAGCAAATCAAAGATATGAAACGTCTTGTTGTGGATTTGCGCGGAAATCCGGGTGGCAATTTTGTTGCCGGCTTAAGATTTCTTTCGCTCTTTATTTGTGCGCCGGAAGAAATCGGCCGCTTGTCAAAACCGCGCGCGAAAGTCACGACAGTGGCAGAGCTGCCGAATGACTTGAAAGACGAAAATCAATTAGAGGTCCTCGACGCCAACAAAGAAGTCATTTTGAAAACTTTCAAACAAGACACTTGTTATCACGGCGACGTTCGTGTTTTGGTAGACGGGAAAACGGCTTCCGTTGCCGAGATGGTGGCGCAAGCGTTGAAAGAGTTTAAGAAGGCGCCACTGCTTGGAAGCCCAAGTCGTGGTCAACTTCTTGTCGGCGTTTGGTATCCGCTGAATGAAGTGGGTCCAGGTGTGCAGATCTCTGTGCCGGAAGCTCTCTATTTGAGTCACAAGAATTACCGGATCGAGGGACAAGGTGTGGAGTTGGATAAAGTGCTCTATTACAATCTTTCGGAAATGCAGGCGGGGATTGATTCTTGGGTGAAAAAGGCCCTCGACTAG
- a CDS encoding BON domain-containing protein, with the protein MRKHFLLAGLLISLCCGSVALAQEELVAEPSTSSGDEATGAYRSRKFINLTLGIEQDEKLPPLPDSIEFKGDFRRIVTAAYAKDLNVIRFTPRGEGFATLTIHDKRNGKIVAEYRIDVKKSKLDKVVREMRALLGDIEGINIKIVNNRVVVDGQILLPKDLARIYNVVQQFGEQASSLVTLSPLAQKKIAEFIARDINNPEIEVRAVNDKIILQGWANSEEESKRAEIVAKTYLPDIVIEAAEEKGVIKKRKPANDGVINLIQIKEAAPKPPSKMIQLVVHYVELNKDYSKAFKFQFTPELGDNSQMTFQTGGDSPGGVISSITGTVSNLLPKLNWAKQHGHARVLESTSLIVEDGKKGEIKQVTNQPYPVIGKDGTQGTAFAEVGIVTAITPVLLGEKSGSVHMEMMFKVSSLVGNTPNGAPITSANEMTSTVTVRDRQSAAVGGLIRNSTATGYNRPAGQKNPIISLYASKDFIKQQSQFVVFVTPIVKTSASSGAEQIKKKFRLRD; encoded by the coding sequence ATGAGAAAACATTTTTTACTCGCAGGACTGCTGATCAGCCTCTGCTGCGGAAGCGTGGCCCTTGCGCAAGAAGAACTTGTGGCCGAACCTTCGACATCTTCGGGTGACGAAGCCACTGGTGCTTACCGCTCTCGTAAATTCATCAACCTGACTCTTGGAATCGAACAAGATGAGAAGCTTCCCCCGCTTCCAGACAGTATCGAGTTTAAAGGTGACTTCCGTCGTATCGTGACGGCGGCTTACGCTAAAGATCTCAATGTCATTCGCTTCACACCTAGAGGCGAAGGTTTTGCGACACTTACAATCCATGACAAACGCAATGGTAAAATCGTTGCTGAGTATCGTATTGACGTGAAGAAAAGCAAGCTCGACAAAGTGGTGCGTGAAATGCGCGCCCTCCTTGGCGATATTGAAGGCATCAACATCAAGATCGTAAACAATCGCGTTGTCGTCGATGGCCAGATCCTTTTACCAAAGGACTTGGCGCGCATTTATAACGTTGTTCAACAATTTGGCGAACAAGCATCTTCGCTTGTGACTTTAAGTCCGTTGGCGCAAAAGAAAATCGCCGAGTTTATCGCTCGCGATATCAACAATCCCGAAATCGAAGTTCGTGCCGTGAATGATAAAATCATCCTTCAAGGCTGGGCAAACAGCGAAGAGGAATCAAAACGCGCCGAGATCGTGGCGAAAACCTATCTTCCGGATATCGTGATTGAAGCGGCGGAAGAAAAAGGTGTCATCAAAAAGCGTAAACCGGCGAATGACGGTGTCATCAACCTTATCCAAATCAAGGAAGCGGCACCAAAACCACCGTCTAAGATGATCCAACTCGTCGTTCACTACGTTGAGTTGAACAAAGACTACTCAAAAGCATTTAAGTTCCAGTTCACTCCGGAATTGGGTGATAACTCGCAGATGACTTTCCAAACCGGTGGGGACTCACCAGGTGGTGTGATCAGTTCTATCACGGGAACTGTTTCCAACCTTTTGCCTAAATTGAACTGGGCGAAACAGCATGGTCATGCGCGTGTTCTTGAAAGTACAAGCTTGATCGTGGAAGACGGCAAAAAAGGTGAAATCAAGCAAGTGACGAACCAACCTTATCCTGTGATCGGAAAAGATGGAACACAAGGAACTGCCTTCGCGGAAGTCGGTATCGTGACGGCAATCACTCCGGTTCTTTTGGGTGAAAAATCCGGAAGCGTGCACATGGAGATGATGTTTAAAGTGAGCAGCTTGGTCGGTAATACGCCGAATGGCGCGCCGATCACGAGTGCCAATGAAATGACGAGCACGGTGACTGTGCGTGACCGTCAAAGTGCGGCTGTGGGCGGTTTGATCCGTAACTCCACAGCAACGGGTTACAATCGTCCAGCTGGACAAAAGAACCCGATCATCAGTTTGTATGCATCTAAAGACTTCATCAAACAACAAAGTCAGTTTGTTGTGTTTGTGACCCCCATCGTGAAGACTTCTGCAAGCTCTGGAGCAGAGCAAATTAAGAAGAAGTTCCGTTTACGCGACTAA
- a CDS encoding RDD family protein, which yields MVFPDLSAPETKPQKNKSAHQSIASISDRFIALILDFLIFSPIVSLFIAGLVRQTKTYFLLNVSSQEGMVAAGLVVALIVFFVTLLQTVFLYYWQATPGQLFLQLKVIGYPHEQERLTLNQCLLRAFSWCLGFLAFAVPYLEIASHPLRRAFHERVSDTMVITLKKTGDEGPYPLEMRFLSAWMRMSFLFLLLFGVLGFFKTYHSLMAGHYREEDKATALACKEIKESDSAGTSRLDVAIAMFLLNEIPAECLDKEAEAFLWSDSKETRSLAYLAKYMIADGKAQDQYFDKACEDRDASSCALARYLGEDGEAEDLVGVDNKLLTARLLQSEEKFTKSDFIGSLKLIEDLQKVPGLKAGLEKRFVRSVWALRGDEVPTANSGRMPASAEKDSWIETFKERYEVP from the coding sequence ATGGTATTTCCAGATCTATCGGCTCCAGAAACAAAGCCGCAAAAAAATAAAAGTGCTCATCAATCCATCGCTTCGATTTCAGACCGCTTTATCGCGCTGATTTTGGATTTTCTGATTTTCTCGCCGATCGTGAGTTTGTTCATCGCGGGGCTGGTTCGTCAGACGAAAACCTATTTCTTGCTGAATGTGTCTTCACAGGAAGGCATGGTGGCGGCGGGGCTTGTTGTGGCCCTCATCGTTTTCTTTGTGACGTTGTTGCAGACAGTATTTCTGTATTACTGGCAAGCGACGCCAGGCCAATTGTTTTTGCAACTTAAAGTGATTGGTTATCCGCATGAGCAAGAACGTTTAACCCTCAATCAATGTCTTTTGCGTGCATTCTCGTGGTGCTTGGGCTTCTTGGCCTTTGCGGTTCCGTATCTTGAGATTGCGAGCCATCCTTTGCGTCGGGCTTTTCATGAAAGAGTTTCCGACACGATGGTTATCACTCTTAAGAAAACGGGCGATGAAGGTCCTTACCCTTTGGAGATGCGTTTCCTTTCCGCATGGATGCGCATGAGCTTTTTGTTTTTGCTGTTGTTCGGCGTCTTGGGCTTTTTCAAAACGTATCATTCATTAATGGCGGGACATTACCGCGAAGAGGACAAAGCGACCGCTTTAGCATGTAAAGAAATTAAAGAGTCAGACTCTGCGGGTACGTCACGTTTGGATGTGGCGATTGCGATGTTCTTGTTAAACGAAATTCCGGCGGAGTGTTTGGACAAAGAAGCCGAAGCGTTTTTGTGGAGCGATTCGAAAGAAACGCGCAGCCTTGCTTATCTTGCGAAGTATATGATCGCAGACGGAAAAGCCCAGGATCAGTATTTCGATAAAGCGTGCGAGGACAGAGATGCTTCAAGCTGTGCATTGGCTCGCTATCTGGGTGAAGACGGGGAAGCCGAAGATCTCGTTGGTGTTGACAATAAACTTTTGACTGCGCGTCTTTTGCAGTCGGAAGAGAAGTTTACGAAAAGTGATTTCATCGGCAGTTTGAAACTGATTGAAGATCTGCAAAAAGTTCCGGGTTTGAAGGCTGGTTTGGAAAAACGTTTCGTGCGTTCCGTCTGGGCTTTGCGCGGCGATGAAGTTCCTACGGCAAACAGCGGCCGTATGCCAGCGAGTGCAGAGAAAGACTCTTGGATCGAAACGTTCAAAGAACGTTATGAGGTTCCATGA
- a CDS encoding methylated-DNA--[protein]-cysteine S-methyltransferase, with product MKSLQAQWKMDSIIGPLFLVASEQGLQCVLWKKQKVEMLSSLSEDSAPARFLAQAVQELNEFLNGQRQSFTVALDIQGTEFQKRVWRELCKIPYGKTLSYKDVAAKVKTNGIRAVGTANGRNPLSIIVPCHRVIASNGTLGGYAGGLPIKTRLLELEKQISAR from the coding sequence ATGAAATCACTTCAAGCACAATGGAAAATGGACTCCATCATCGGTCCTCTTTTTCTCGTCGCCTCTGAACAAGGCTTGCAGTGCGTTCTTTGGAAAAAACAAAAAGTAGAAATGCTGTCTTCCTTAAGCGAAGATTCCGCACCGGCGCGCTTTCTTGCGCAAGCCGTGCAAGAACTCAACGAGTTCCTAAACGGACAGCGACAAAGCTTTACGGTGGCTCTGGACATTCAAGGCACTGAATTTCAGAAGCGCGTTTGGCGGGAACTCTGTAAGATTCCCTATGGAAAAACACTTTCCTATAAAGACGTCGCCGCGAAAGTAAAAACCAACGGCATCCGTGCTGTGGGAACCGCAAACGGCAGGAATCCATTGTCTATCATTGTACCCTGTCACCGCGTGATTGCGTCGAATGGAACGTTAGGAGGCTATGCCGGCGGTCTTCCGATTAAAACCCGGCTGCTTGAATTGGAAAAACAGATCTCAGCCAGATAA
- a CDS encoding rhomboid family intramembrane serine protease, translated as MILPCPENNFKDYTRYPLTITLAVLNVFIFVLIFSGATTSGLSSSSLLQKDGLVLTGRLYYQYLQDLPAETLYEKPQWVHQLKAHNLEHMGVLGAYALRDARFLSSAEQLIFRGDDVQISTWKKDFVEFRKKYQQQLLYRFGLSSSERGPLSWLTYQFSHSNWMHLLSNLAFLVLIGAAVEALAGSGALLLIYMLGGLAGGAGFLLTEAHGTVPMVGASASISALLAFYCIAEIRTRVRFLYIVSPMPGHHGAIFLPTLMIVPLFLIVDLANLWSTPEGLGSGVAYAAHLGGTLLGALAGVLYRWKSSAVLTQS; from the coding sequence ATGATTTTACCTTGCCCTGAAAACAACTTCAAAGACTACACTCGCTATCCGTTGACAATCACGTTGGCGGTATTGAACGTGTTTATTTTTGTTTTGATTTTCAGTGGCGCAACGACCTCAGGTTTATCTTCATCATCTTTGTTGCAAAAAGACGGATTGGTTTTAACCGGGCGTCTTTATTATCAGTATCTCCAGGATCTTCCCGCGGAAACTCTTTATGAAAAACCGCAATGGGTGCATCAGCTCAAAGCTCATAATCTGGAACATATGGGAGTTTTGGGAGCGTATGCTCTTCGTGATGCGCGGTTTTTAAGTTCCGCCGAGCAATTGATTTTTCGCGGTGACGACGTGCAAATCTCTACGTGGAAAAAAGACTTCGTCGAGTTTCGGAAAAAATATCAGCAGCAGCTTCTTTATCGTTTCGGTTTGAGTTCTTCGGAGCGAGGCCCGCTTTCCTGGCTGACCTATCAGTTTTCGCATTCGAACTGGATGCATCTTTTGTCGAACCTGGCGTTCCTTGTCTTAATCGGTGCGGCCGTTGAAGCGTTGGCGGGCAGCGGAGCTCTTCTTTTGATTTACATGCTGGGCGGTTTAGCCGGCGGTGCCGGGTTTCTTTTAACGGAAGCGCACGGGACTGTTCCGATGGTGGGAGCTTCAGCCTCCATTAGTGCGCTCTTGGCATTTTATTGTATTGCGGAAATCCGAACCAGAGTTCGCTTTTTGTATATTGTTTCACCTATGCCCGGGCATCATGGAGCGATTTTTTTGCCGACGCTCATGATTGTGCCTTTGTTTTTAATCGTGGATTTGGCCAATCTCTGGTCGACGCCTGAGGGCTTAGGGAGTGGGGTCGCTTATGCTGCTCATCTCGGAGGCACTCTTTTAGGAGCATTAGCGGGGGTTCTTTACAGATGGAAGTCCTCGGCCGTTTTAACACAATCCTGA
- the cpaB gene encoding Flp pilus assembly protein CpaB, producing MGSNETRNLWLSIAAGVFATFLLYSYSQEKKAEYDKRFGSTKRVVVAKEDIAEMQTIYDTMVETKELPADFIQPDAITVPDEIIGNVAAVPIRKGQMVVKNNLLTPGPDTGIALQVAPSKRAVTIPVDEVRGVAKLIRPGDRVDIYAAVDTGKGVNQRREVFAMMSDVVVLATGVSVVNNIPRMFELDSTGKNLTQIALTGDTKYTTITVEATPKEAQDLFYILSTAPGNLFFALRNSNDRTVPPRMPSSTSDSVLGKPVVALDGAPAAPAIAMPPRPVYTPPVQQQRQAPPPAQRPRGNGFQTL from the coding sequence ATGGGATCGAATGAGACAAGAAACTTATGGCTTTCCATCGCAGCAGGTGTCTTTGCGACGTTCTTGCTCTACAGCTATTCGCAGGAAAAGAAAGCCGAGTACGACAAGCGCTTCGGTTCCACTAAACGTGTCGTGGTTGCAAAAGAAGATATCGCAGAAATGCAAACAATCTACGATACAATGGTTGAAACAAAAGAACTTCCCGCTGACTTTATTCAGCCGGACGCAATCACTGTTCCTGATGAAATCATCGGTAACGTTGCGGCAGTACCTATCCGTAAAGGACAGATGGTTGTGAAGAACAATCTTCTTACTCCGGGCCCTGACACAGGTATTGCTTTGCAAGTGGCGCCAAGCAAAAGAGCCGTGACAATTCCCGTGGATGAAGTCCGTGGTGTTGCGAAACTTATTCGTCCTGGTGATCGCGTGGATATCTACGCCGCTGTCGACACAGGAAAAGGTGTGAATCAACGTCGTGAAGTTTTTGCGATGATGTCGGACGTTGTCGTTTTGGCGACAGGCGTGAGCGTTGTGAACAACATTCCGCGCATGTTCGAATTGGATTCCACGGGAAAAAATCTGACTCAGATCGCCCTTACGGGAGACACAAAATATACGACGATCACGGTTGAAGCGACTCCGAAAGAGGCGCAGGACCTTTTCTATATTCTTTCAACCGCTCCAGGAAACTTGTTCTTCGCTTTGCGAAACTCAAACGACAGAACAGTTCCGCCAAGAATGCCCAGCTCCACGTCGGACTCGGTTCTTGGCAAACCTGTGGTAGCACTTGATGGCGCGCCTGCGGCCCCTGCCATCGCGATGCCGCCACGACCAGTTTATACTCCGCCTGTACAACAACAACGACAAGCACCTCCGCCAGCACAAAGACCTCGCGGCAATGGATTTCAAACTCTGTAA
- a CDS encoding alpha/beta hydrolase — protein sequence MKFLMVLIVSAFASLSFAGGFQPTRIMNINGLNIAAYESSGQKGPGILLIHGNTSAARSYERVLKSTYARKHRMVAIDLPGYGLSDNAPQYNMQLFKSTIAEAARQLNVDHGVLVGWSLGGDMAFQTMGELPNLKGVFVFGTVPVGNAPGLPPAFLTPEESYAGAAVGYGVVANLSAPQVTDYVTAFFKPNYAPIPQFFFDMGLRTDPGTRAAVLNVVIGADPDFSDEVQLVKNMSIPLAIVHAEQDAFTRYEYLTGLAPELPTLWRNQIVTVPNAGHAIHWEQPKRFIKLLKRFIADL from the coding sequence ATGAAGTTTTTAATGGTTCTCATTGTAAGCGCGTTCGCTTCGCTGAGTTTCGCCGGCGGTTTTCAGCCGACGCGTATTATGAATATCAATGGTTTAAATATTGCGGCCTACGAGAGTTCGGGTCAGAAAGGGCCGGGCATTTTGCTGATTCACGGGAATACGTCGGCAGCGCGGTCGTATGAACGAGTTCTAAAATCCACCTACGCGCGTAAGCATCGTATGGTGGCTATCGATTTGCCGGGCTACGGTCTTTCCGACAATGCTCCTCAATACAATATGCAGCTCTTTAAAAGCACGATTGCGGAAGCCGCTCGCCAATTGAATGTCGATCACGGAGTTCTTGTCGGATGGAGCCTGGGAGGAGATATGGCTTTTCAAACGATGGGCGAATTACCAAATCTAAAAGGTGTTTTCGTGTTTGGAACGGTGCCAGTGGGAAATGCGCCGGGGCTTCCGCCGGCATTCTTAACGCCTGAAGAGTCTTATGCCGGCGCGGCTGTGGGGTACGGTGTGGTTGCAAACTTAAGCGCCCCGCAAGTCACGGATTATGTGACCGCGTTTTTTAAGCCGAACTATGCTCCGATCCCACAGTTCTTTTTTGATATGGGACTTCGTACAGATCCGGGAACTCGTGCGGCGGTTTTAAATGTCGTTATCGGCGCCGATCCTGATTTTTCTGACGAAGTGCAACTGGTGAAAAACATGTCGATCCCTTTGGCTATCGTACATGCCGAACAAGATGCGTTTACTCGCTATGAATACTTAACGGGACTAGCTCCGGAGCTGCCGACATTGTGGCGAAATCAGATCGTCACTGTGCCTAACGCGGGCCACGCGATTCACTGGGAGCAGCCCAAACGGTTTATCAAACTTTTGAAGCGTTTTATCGCGGATCTATAA
- a CDS encoding endonuclease, producing the protein MKLEKLIKSVIVLTTLSLACAAQAAPATQMIPYYGEEFYRDLKSGISDKDLQLRLKTVLRSYHQSRAGSLDQIVKACQGGQGKCYAHQAIGYTAARVFLLGNYYLVKDGNNGYAVHDVYCDTDRTRNDFRGSPPAPGKIPDNNVINVEHTWPQSHFTRKHPDDVQKSDLHHLFPTDSQLNSIRGNNMFGEVSKDLLDLKCPASRYGIGTAGSEEVFEPPKNHQGNVARALFYFSIRYDLPIDPREENVLRKWNHEDPVDEEEMRRNNEIFKVQGNRNPFVDYQELADRISDF; encoded by the coding sequence ATGAAGCTAGAGAAGCTCATTAAGTCAGTGATTGTATTGACAACTTTATCCCTCGCTTGTGCGGCTCAAGCTGCTCCTGCGACCCAAATGATTCCTTACTATGGGGAAGAGTTTTACCGCGATTTGAAATCGGGTATCTCCGATAAGGATCTGCAACTCCGTTTAAAAACAGTTCTCAGAAGTTATCACCAGTCACGCGCTGGCAGCCTCGACCAAATCGTCAAAGCTTGCCAAGGTGGACAAGGGAAATGCTACGCACATCAAGCGATCGGCTACACAGCTGCAAGAGTTTTCCTTCTTGGTAACTACTATCTTGTCAAAGACGGTAACAACGGTTACGCCGTTCACGACGTTTATTGTGATACAGATCGTACACGCAATGACTTCCGCGGTTCTCCACCAGCGCCGGGAAAAATTCCAGATAACAACGTGATCAATGTTGAGCACACATGGCCGCAAAGCCATTTCACAAGAAAGCATCCGGATGATGTGCAAAAGTCTGATCTGCATCATCTTTTCCCAACGGATTCACAATTGAACTCTATTCGTGGCAACAATATGTTCGGTGAAGTTTCTAAAGACTTGCTGGATTTGAAATGCCCGGCTTCTCGTTATGGAATTGGAACCGCAGGTTCTGAAGAGGTTTTCGAACCACCTAAGAATCATCAAGGAAACGTAGCGCGTGCGTTGTTCTACTTCTCGATTCGTTATGATCTTCCGATTGATCCTCGCGAAGAAAACGTGCTTCGCAAATGGAATCACGAAGATCCTGTGGATGAAGAAGAAATGAGAAGAAACAACGAGATCTTCAAAGTTCAAGGTAACAGAAATCCATTCGTAGATTATCAAGAACTCGCCGACAGAATTTCCGACTTTTAG
- a CDS encoding helix-turn-helix domain-containing protein, giving the protein MSRTVMIVVSDNQETIENTKKYWENHDVTVQAYSSAQWREGLDNAFFRQQLVAGVPALISGNSPVNSDVGGNVIQFPTATSSSTSVQKMEELEAHAIENAIVQYKGNLTEAAKALGIGRATLYRKVKQYHIDPSAARKKKVAA; this is encoded by the coding sequence ATGTCACGCACAGTAATGATCGTGGTGAGCGATAACCAGGAAACGATTGAGAACACAAAGAAGTACTGGGAGAACCATGATGTGACAGTTCAAGCATATTCGTCAGCACAATGGCGCGAAGGTCTTGATAATGCGTTTTTCAGACAACAACTTGTAGCGGGAGTTCCTGCATTGATCTCTGGCAACAGCCCAGTGAATTCAGATGTCGGTGGAAATGTTATCCAATTCCCAACAGCTACATCTTCATCAACGAGCGTACAAAAGATGGAAGAGCTAGAAGCTCATGCTATCGAAAATGCGATCGTACAATATAAAGGCAACCTCACTGAGGCGGCTAAAGCTTTGGGTATCGGTCGCGCGACTCTTTACCGCAAAGTGAAGCAATACCACATTGATCCTTCTGCAGCTCGCAAGAAGAAAGTGGCTGCTTAA